A window from Leifsonia shinshuensis encodes these proteins:
- a CDS encoding ABC transporter permease has translation MSRPFSAFRANARDHRAGLLVAALSAAFGVALVGGVNVLGAYIGGSAMGEHGSVQLAITVVAGIFFVVAVYVGAIVTTNTFATVIAGRTRTIALLRLIGSSARAQRRSVAGEGFAVGLLGSVLGGAAAAVLALVAVRALVLTGVLPDALYPVLSWTMIPPAAIVVLTTWLASWVGSRRVLAVTPIQALGAAQERPAAAVRSRGRLAVSVMLIVAGGGLLTLGLLLGLGVLAGLGATLATLSPYGVLVAMLGGILSFTGIVLAAPFFLPGVLRAVGLLVGRGAAGRLAAANAVRNPERSSRTGIGLVIGVTLITMFVVAASSWQQLIHEAAAQEPGMYEGADGVIGGTLAVFTVLVGFSAVIAACGVVNTLSLSVLQRARELGLLRALGFSAAQVRRMILTESAQLTVASVLTGLVLGTLYGWIGAQSLLGTIPGGGLLAPALPWPFLASIVVAAAALAVLAALAPTRRATRVSPVEALAVE, from the coding sequence GTGAGCCGGCCCTTCTCCGCCTTCCGCGCGAACGCCCGCGACCACCGCGCCGGCCTCCTGGTCGCCGCCCTGAGCGCGGCGTTCGGGGTCGCCCTGGTCGGCGGCGTGAACGTGCTCGGCGCCTACATCGGCGGATCGGCCATGGGGGAGCACGGGAGCGTGCAGCTCGCGATCACCGTGGTGGCCGGGATCTTCTTCGTCGTGGCCGTGTACGTCGGCGCGATCGTGACCACCAACACCTTCGCCACGGTGATCGCCGGACGCACCCGGACGATCGCCCTCCTGCGGCTCATCGGGTCGAGCGCACGTGCGCAGCGCCGCTCGGTGGCCGGGGAAGGGTTCGCCGTCGGCCTGCTCGGGTCCGTGCTGGGCGGAGCGGCGGCGGCCGTCCTGGCCCTCGTGGCGGTCCGCGCGCTGGTCCTCACCGGCGTGCTGCCCGACGCCCTCTACCCGGTGCTGTCGTGGACGATGATCCCGCCGGCCGCGATCGTCGTGCTGACCACCTGGCTGGCCTCCTGGGTCGGCAGCCGCCGGGTGCTCGCCGTCACGCCCATCCAGGCGCTCGGCGCGGCGCAGGAGCGGCCGGCCGCCGCGGTGCGCAGCCGCGGGCGGCTCGCGGTCTCCGTCATGCTCATCGTGGCCGGTGGCGGACTGCTGACCCTGGGTCTCCTGCTCGGCCTCGGCGTGCTCGCCGGGCTCGGTGCGACCCTCGCCACCCTGTCGCCGTACGGAGTGCTCGTCGCGATGCTCGGCGGCATCCTCTCGTTCACCGGGATCGTGCTCGCGGCGCCGTTCTTCCTGCCGGGCGTGCTGCGCGCGGTCGGGCTGCTCGTGGGGCGCGGCGCCGCCGGCCGCCTCGCGGCGGCCAACGCGGTGCGCAACCCCGAACGCAGCTCGCGCACCGGGATCGGCCTCGTGATCGGCGTGACGCTCATCACGATGTTCGTGGTCGCGGCGTCGAGCTGGCAGCAGCTGATCCACGAGGCGGCCGCCCAGGAGCCGGGGATGTACGAGGGCGCCGACGGAGTGATCGGCGGCACGCTGGCCGTGTTCACGGTGCTGGTCGGCTTCTCCGCCGTCATCGCCGCGTGCGGCGTCGTCAACACCCTGTCGCTGAGCGTGCTCCAGCGTGCTCGCGAGCTCGGGCTGCTGCGCGCACTGGGCTTCAGCGCCGCCCAGGTGCGACGGATGATCCTGACGGAGAGCGCGCAGCTGACCGTCGCCTCGGTGCTCACCGGCCTGGTGCTCGGCACGTTGTATGGGTGGATCGGCGCGCAGTCGCTGCTCGGGACGATCCCCGGCGGCGGCTTGCTGGCGCCCGCACTCCCGTGGCCGTTCCTCGCGTCGATCGTCGTCGCCGCGGCGGCCCTCGCCGTGCTGGCGGCGCTGGCGCCGACCCGCCGGGCGACCCGCGTGTCCCCGGTGGAGGCGCTGGCGGTCGAGTGA
- a CDS encoding alpha/beta hydrolase-fold protein has translation MPPSTASTPVPRGPVLNWLLTLRIDKPPFLIALDVLAAVLALYLLIRPTWKRTLAGLTAALLGGLVGWFLVWLLTDAMDLFGVALTPVTTLWTALGFGGVSLAVANLFRSRWWRKVIAIVSIPVFLAAAFCGINVDFGAYRNLNDALGVVPYKALDLHTERGEVVAGTDWKATAGVGDPGAIPAKGEVGTVRIPGTESRFPARKAVVYLPPIALTANPPALPVLYALSGQPGAPADMFTAGGVGAAMDRFAAAHGGYAPIVVAADQLGGPGRNPMCVDSRDYGNSATYLLTDVRNWVRSNLRVSSDPAGWGVFGYSQGATCAVQFASGRPDLFGSALASSSELGPTLGDEALTISTGFDGSKAAYEAAQPAAMMTKNAPYRDSVMVFGAGANDAKYSAFARTLYGDAERAGVRAQLLSSPGTAHDWKTVRYVLAHGFPAIAAQMGLGS, from the coding sequence GTGCCGCCGAGCACCGCATCCACGCCCGTACCGAGAGGACCCGTCCTGAACTGGCTGCTGACCCTGAGGATCGACAAGCCGCCGTTCCTCATCGCGCTCGACGTCCTCGCCGCCGTTCTCGCGCTGTACCTGTTGATCCGCCCGACCTGGAAGCGCACGCTCGCCGGGTTGACCGCGGCACTCCTCGGCGGTCTCGTCGGGTGGTTCCTGGTGTGGCTGCTGACCGACGCGATGGACCTGTTCGGCGTGGCGCTGACACCGGTCACCACCCTCTGGACGGCGCTCGGCTTCGGCGGTGTGAGCCTCGCGGTGGCCAACCTGTTCCGCTCGCGGTGGTGGCGCAAGGTCATCGCGATCGTCAGCATCCCGGTGTTCCTGGCCGCGGCGTTCTGCGGGATCAACGTGGACTTCGGCGCGTACCGCAACCTCAACGACGCGCTCGGCGTGGTGCCCTACAAGGCGCTCGACCTGCACACCGAGCGGGGGGAGGTCGTGGCCGGCACGGACTGGAAGGCCACGGCGGGCGTGGGCGATCCCGGCGCGATCCCCGCCAAGGGGGAGGTCGGCACGGTGCGCATCCCGGGCACGGAGTCGCGGTTCCCGGCCCGGAAGGCCGTCGTCTACCTGCCCCCGATCGCACTGACCGCGAACCCGCCGGCGCTTCCGGTGCTCTACGCGCTCTCCGGGCAGCCCGGCGCCCCCGCCGACATGTTCACCGCCGGCGGCGTGGGGGCGGCGATGGACCGGTTCGCCGCAGCGCACGGCGGCTACGCGCCGATCGTCGTCGCGGCCGACCAGCTCGGCGGGCCCGGGCGCAACCCGATGTGCGTCGACTCGCGCGACTACGGCAACTCGGCGACGTATCTGCTGACGGATGTGCGGAATTGGGTGCGTTCGAACCTGCGGGTGAGCAGTGACCCGGCAGGATGGGGGGTGTTCGGCTACTCGCAGGGCGCCACCTGCGCCGTCCAGTTCGCGAGCGGCCGACCGGACCTGTTCGGTTCGGCATTGGCCTCCTCGAGCGAGCTGGGGCCGACACTGGGGGATGAGGCACTGACCATCAGCACGGGGTTCGACGGGTCGAAGGCCGCCTACGAGGCGGCGCAGCCCGCCGCCATGATGACGAAGAACGCGCCGTACCGCGACTCGGTGATGGTCTTCGGCGCCGGAGCGAACGACGCCAAGTACAGCGCGTTCGCCCGGACGCTCTACGGCGACGCGGAGCGCGCGGGGGTGCGCGCCCAGCTGCTGAGCTCGCCGGGCACCGCCCACGACTGGAAGACCGTCCGCTACGTGCTCGCACACGGCTTCCCAGCGATCGCCGCTCAGATGGGGCTGGGGTCGTGA